One genomic window of Deltaproteobacteria bacterium HGW-Deltaproteobacteria-6 includes the following:
- the argB gene encoding acetylglutamate kinase, producing the protein MEHIQSSMERADILLEALPYIKRFYNKTIVVKYGGHAMVDQDLKDKFARDVVMMKYIGINPVVVHGGGPQIGSLLKKLGKESKFIQGMRVTDEETMNIVEMVLVGMVNKEIVGLINQHGGKAVGLSGKDGNMIEAEKYFLTDEKAKNTPSEIIDIGLVGKVKTVNTELIVSLGQNGFIPVIAPTGIGEHGETYNINADIVAGEVAAALKAEKLLLLTDVAGVLDKDKKLINTMTDKEALNLIDEGIVEGGMFPKVKCCLKALRGGVKKTHIVDGRLKHAILLEVFTDEGIGTEIVL; encoded by the coding sequence ATGGAACATATTCAAAGTTCAATGGAGCGGGCGGACATTCTGCTGGAAGCTCTGCCCTACATCAAGCGGTTTTATAACAAAACGATTGTCGTCAAATACGGCGGACACGCGATGGTCGATCAGGATTTGAAAGACAAATTCGCGCGCGATGTTGTCATGATGAAATATATCGGCATCAATCCCGTAGTCGTGCACGGGGGAGGCCCGCAAATCGGCAGCTTGCTGAAAAAGCTGGGCAAAGAATCCAAATTCATCCAGGGCATGCGAGTAACCGATGAGGAAACCATGAACATCGTTGAGATGGTCCTGGTGGGCATGGTGAATAAGGAAATTGTCGGATTAATTAATCAGCATGGCGGAAAAGCCGTGGGCTTGAGCGGTAAAGACGGTAATATGATTGAAGCTGAAAAATATTTTCTGACGGATGAAAAAGCAAAGAATACCCCTTCCGAAATCATCGATATCGGACTGGTGGGTAAAGTAAAAACCGTTAATACCGAATTGATTGTATCTCTGGGACAGAACGGTTTTATTCCCGTTATCGCGCCAACCGGCATTGGCGAACATGGCGAAACGTATAATATCAATGCCGACATCGTGGCGGGCGAAGTAGCCGCCGCTCTGAAAGCTGAAAAGCTGCTGCTCCTGACGGATGTCGCGGGCGTTCTGGATAAGGACAAGAAACTGATTAACACGATGACGGATAAAGAAGCGTTAAATCTGATCGACGAAGGGATTGTTGAAGGCGGCATGTTTCCTAAAGTGAAATGCTGCCTCAAAGCGTTGCGTGGCGGCGTGAAAAAAACGCACATTGTTGACGGACGTCTGAAGCACGCGATTCTACTGGAGGTCTTTACGGACGAGGGAATCGGCACGGAAATCGTTTTATAA
- the argF gene encoding ornithine carbamoyltransferase: MKKDLLSFAEMAPADFEEIWLRAARLKKMLKEGKEHASLKGKTLGMIFDKSSTRTRISFEVGMYQLGGIALFLNSRDTQIGRGETLADSARMMSCYLNGIMIRTFAQDSVEELARYASIPVINGLTDLLHPCQILADLFTIKEKKGSYEGVKVAYIGDGNNVANSWIEAATRLPFSLVLACPEGYDPDSRLMEEGRKNGQGRVQLYRDPFEAAKDADVLYTDVWTSMGQEAESQERKKIFKNYQINGKLLGVAKKDAVVMHCLPAHRGEEITADVIDGPQSVVVDEAENRLHVQKAVLEILI; encoded by the coding sequence ATGAAAAAAGACTTGCTGAGTTTTGCCGAAATGGCGCCTGCGGATTTTGAAGAAATCTGGCTTCGAGCCGCCCGGCTCAAGAAAATGCTGAAGGAAGGCAAGGAACATGCTTCACTTAAAGGCAAGACGCTGGGTATGATCTTTGACAAGTCTTCCACGCGGACGAGGATTTCATTTGAAGTCGGCATGTATCAATTGGGCGGCATCGCGCTTTTTTTGAATTCACGGGACACGCAAATCGGACGCGGCGAAACCCTTGCGGATTCCGCCCGGATGATGTCGTGTTATCTCAACGGAATAATGATCCGGACCTTTGCCCAGGACAGTGTCGAAGAACTGGCCCGATACGCGTCCATCCCGGTTATCAACGGACTTACGGATCTCCTGCATCCCTGTCAGATCCTGGCGGACTTGTTTACAATCAAGGAGAAAAAAGGGTCTTACGAAGGCGTAAAGGTGGCCTATATCGGAGACGGCAACAATGTCGCCAACAGCTGGATCGAAGCGGCGACGCGTCTGCCTTTTTCACTTGTTCTGGCTTGTCCCGAAGGTTATGATCCGGACAGCCGGTTGATGGAGGAGGGCAGGAAAAACGGACAAGGTCGTGTTCAGTTGTATCGCGATCCTTTCGAGGCGGCCAAGGACGCAGATGTGCTCTACACGGATGTCTGGACGAGCATGGGGCAGGAGGCCGAATCTCAGGAACGAAAAAAGATTTTTAAAAATTATCAGATTAACGGAAAGCTTTTAGGCGTGGCGAAGAAAGACGCCGTCGTTATGCATTGCCTGCCCGCGCACCGCGGCGAGGAAATTACCGCTGATGTCATTGACGGACCGCAATCCGTCGTGGTTGATGAAGCGGAAAACCGTCTGCACGTGCAAAAGGCAGTTTTAGAAATATTGATTTAG
- the argH gene encoding argininosuccinate lyase, whose product MANTKKPWAGRFEEATAKSVEKFTCSLHYDSRLYRYDIEGSIAHATMLAESGIISRKEAAAIVRGLKSILSDIEKGGFVFDPADEDIHMAIEKELIKRIGAGGGKLHTARSRNDQIALDVRLFLRAEIDAVSRLLADLQKQLIKMAQSEIKTIMPGYTHLQKAQPVLLSHYFLAFAEMFSRDAQRLGDCRKRLNVLPLGAAALAGTGLPIDRNRTAELLNFPAVGNNSMDTVGDRDYVAEFIFTASLSMTHLSRFCEDLVLWSSDEFGFVEISDAYTTGSSIMPQKKNPDIAELIRGKTARVYGDLFAILTLLKGLPMTYNRDLQEDKEPLFDAVDTVKNCLAIFTEMLAHTEFKAARMHEAAGGGYSTATDVAEYLVEKGVPFRKAHEIVGNIVALCVKSKKTLADLSLNDYQKFYAGFNADIAARIKLENSVNARKHRGGTATASVKERIREFEKRLADK is encoded by the coding sequence ATGGCCAATACAAAAAAACCATGGGCTGGACGATTTGAAGAAGCCACGGCCAAAAGTGTAGAGAAATTTACCTGTTCTTTGCACTATGATTCAAGACTCTATCGATATGATATAGAAGGATCCATCGCCCATGCAACGATGCTGGCCGAGTCGGGAATTATTTCCCGCAAGGAAGCGGCGGCCATTGTCCGAGGGCTGAAAAGTATTCTGAGCGATATCGAAAAGGGCGGGTTTGTCTTTGATCCGGCCGATGAAGATATTCACATGGCCATTGAAAAAGAATTGATTAAGCGTATTGGCGCGGGAGGGGGAAAACTCCATACCGCGCGCAGCCGCAATGATCAGATCGCTCTGGATGTCCGGCTTTTTCTGCGTGCGGAAATCGATGCCGTCAGCCGGCTTCTTGCGGATCTGCAAAAGCAGTTGATCAAAATGGCCCAAAGCGAGATCAAAACCATTATGCCCGGCTATACGCATCTTCAGAAAGCACAGCCGGTGTTATTATCGCATTATTTTCTGGCTTTTGCGGAAATGTTTTCCCGGGATGCGCAAAGACTCGGCGACTGCAGAAAGCGGCTCAACGTTTTGCCTTTGGGTGCTGCAGCTTTGGCCGGCACAGGTCTGCCCATTGACCGCAATCGTACAGCGGAGCTTTTGAATTTCCCGGCCGTCGGTAATAACAGCATGGATACAGTCGGGGACCGCGACTACGTGGCGGAATTTATTTTCACAGCTTCACTTTCCATGACGCATCTGAGCCGTTTTTGCGAGGACCTGGTTTTATGGTCGTCTGATGAGTTCGGCTTTGTGGAAATTTCGGATGCCTACACCACGGGGAGCAGCATCATGCCCCAGAAGAAAAATCCGGATATCGCGGAACTGATTCGGGGCAAAACGGCGCGGGTCTATGGCGATTTATTCGCGATTCTGACGCTGCTCAAGGGATTGCCCATGACTTACAACCGTGATTTGCAGGAAGATAAAGAGCCGCTGTTTGATGCGGTTGATACGGTGAAGAACTGTCTGGCGATTTTCACGGAAATGCTGGCTCATACTGAATTTAAGGCCGCCCGAATGCATGAGGCAGCGGGCGGTGGTTATTCCACGGCGACCGACGTGGCGGAATATCTGGTGGAAAAAGGCGTGCCGTTCCGCAAGGCTCATGAAATTGTCGGCAACATTGTCGCTCTCTGTGTAAAAAGCAAAAAAACGCTCGCTGATCTCAGTCTGAATGACTATCAGAAATTTTATGCGGGATTTAACGCTGATATCGCCGCCAGAATAAAACTGGAGAATTCCGTCAACGCGCGCAAGCATCGGGGGGGGACGGCTACTGCATCGGTGAAAGAAAGGATTCGCGAATTTGAAAAACGTCTCGCTGATAAATAA
- a CDS encoding HslU--HslV peptidase proteolytic subunit — protein MHIKGTTILAVKKDDKITVAGDGQVTLDTTILKHGARKVRRLYNNEVIVGFAGATADAFTLFDRFDQKLEQYNGNLLRAAVELTKDWRTDRVLRHLEALMIAVSRDYSLIISGNGDVIESDDDVMAIGSGGAYAQAAARALVKHSNLSATEIARESMKIASEICIYTNDHITLEEIDLNEEKPKEVKKSKK, from the coding sequence ATGCACATTAAAGGCACAACCATTCTTGCAGTTAAGAAGGATGATAAAATTACTGTCGCCGGTGACGGTCAGGTAACGCTGGATACAACGATACTGAAACATGGCGCACGCAAGGTGCGCAGGCTCTATAACAATGAGGTGATTGTCGGGTTTGCGGGAGCGACCGCCGACGCTTTCACACTCTTTGACCGGTTTGATCAGAAACTGGAGCAATACAACGGCAACCTGTTGCGTGCTGCCGTGGAACTGACCAAAGACTGGCGCACCGACCGGGTTTTGCGCCACCTGGAAGCCCTGATGATTGCGGTCAGCCGGGATTATTCGCTGATTATTTCCGGAAACGGCGATGTTATCGAATCGGATGACGATGTAATGGCCATCGGATCCGGCGGCGCCTACGCGCAGGCGGCGGCGCGTGCGCTGGTGAAACACAGTAATCTTTCCGCCACGGAAATCGCCAGGGAGTCGATGAAAATCGCTTCGGAAATTTGTATTTACACCAATGATCATATTACGCTGGAAGAAATTGACCTGAATGAAGAGAAGCCGAAAGAAGTCAAAAAGAGCAAAAAATAA
- a CDS encoding acetylornithine transaminase, protein MNEKKIMALADKNIMNTYRRVPIALTKGEGVKVWDAEGKEYLDFVAGIAVCNLGHSHPNVVKAIKKQVKNLTHVSNLYYTQPQAEVAALLTKHSFADKAFFCNSGAEANEAAIKLARKYAHENLGPDKFELITMKDSFHGRTMATITATGQEKFQFGFTPLLDGFKYAPFNDPAALEAAITSKTCGIMLEPIQGEGGVIIPEESYLAKVRDICNRHKILMIVDEVQTGIGRTGKLFAYEYSGIKPDIMTLAKALGNGFPVGAMLATDEVSRAFTPGNHASTFGGNLLAMAAAKATLKTMLDEGVLENCRKMGDYFLAKLQDLKAKHAIISGVRGKGLMLACALTIEGADIVRTCQEKGLLINCTGGKTLRFVPPLTIDQKDIDAAISILDAVMEGK, encoded by the coding sequence ATGAATGAGAAAAAAATAATGGCTCTGGCCGATAAAAATATCATGAATACCTACAGGCGGGTTCCCATTGCGCTGACCAAAGGCGAGGGTGTGAAGGTTTGGGATGCCGAAGGAAAAGAATATCTCGATTTTGTCGCCGGCATCGCCGTCTGCAACTTGGGGCATTCCCATCCCAATGTGGTGAAGGCGATCAAAAAACAGGTGAAAAACCTGACGCATGTATCTAATTTGTATTACACCCAGCCGCAGGCGGAAGTAGCCGCGCTGCTTACGAAGCACTCGTTTGCCGATAAAGCATTTTTCTGCAACAGCGGCGCGGAAGCCAATGAAGCGGCGATCAAACTGGCTCGAAAATACGCCCATGAAAATCTGGGACCGGATAAATTTGAACTGATTACCATGAAAGATTCATTTCACGGCCGCACGATGGCGACCATTACGGCCACGGGGCAGGAAAAATTCCAGTTCGGTTTCACGCCGCTTCTGGATGGCTTCAAATACGCGCCTTTTAACGATCCGGCGGCGCTGGAGGCGGCTATCACGTCCAAGACCTGCGGCATCATGCTGGAACCCATTCAGGGAGAAGGCGGGGTCATTATTCCTGAAGAGTCATATCTGGCAAAGGTCAGGGATATTTGCAACAGGCATAAGATCTTAATGATTGTCGATGAGGTGCAGACCGGTATCGGGCGGACAGGCAAATTATTCGCTTATGAATATTCCGGCATCAAGCCTGATATCATGACACTGGCTAAAGCCCTGGGGAACGGCTTTCCGGTGGGGGCCATGCTGGCGACAGACGAAGTGTCGCGCGCCTTCACACCCGGCAATCACGCGTCCACGTTTGGCGGCAACCTGCTGGCCATGGCGGCGGCCAAAGCAACGCTCAAGACGATGCTGGACGAAGGTGTGTTGGAAAATTGTCGAAAAATGGGAGATTATTTTTTAGCAAAACTGCAGGATTTAAAGGCGAAGCACGCGATCATTTCCGGCGTTCGGGGCAAAGGACTCATGCTGGCCTGTGCGCTCACCATTGAGGGTGCGGATATCGTCAGGACCTGTCAGGAAAAGGGATTGCTCATTAATTGCACCGGTGGAAAAACGCTTCGTTTCGTTCCGCCGCTGACGATCGATCAAAAGGATATTGATGCTGCGATTTCAATACTGGATGCGGTCATGGAGGGAAAATGA
- a CDS encoding HslU--HslV peptidase ATPase subunit, protein MNNSGLTPREIVEKLDRHIIGQADAKRAVAIALRNRWRRQNVPEELADEISPKNIIMIGPTGVGKTEIARRLAKLDNSPFLKVEASKFTEVGYVGRDVESMIRDLVELSINMLKAEEQENVQAKAAEIAEERVLDLLIPPRPVEKKVGDMLNDSDQEQIDLPLTDDQIKKQDATREKMRKWLHDGKLDERMVELEVSEPKSGPMIEIFSAAGMEDMGLNLKDMLGNMMPQKKKRRNVKVPEAIEVMAAEEAQKLIDMDKVTRTALDRVEQSGIIFLDEIDKIVGGDSQHGPDVSREGVQRDLLPIVEGSNVNTRYGMVKTDHILFIAAGAFSGTKPSDLIPELQGRFPIRVELDSLGKDEFVRILTEPNNALVKQYTEMMATEDIQLSFTDDAVEQIAEVATIVNERTENIGARRLYTIMETLLEDISFDAPDLEEKKIVIDAKYVEEKLDNIVEDEDLSRYIL, encoded by the coding sequence ATGAATAATTCTGGGTTAACACCCCGTGAGATAGTAGAAAAATTAGACAGGCATATCATCGGCCAGGCTGACGCTAAAAGAGCCGTGGCCATTGCCCTCAGAAACCGCTGGCGGAGGCAAAACGTGCCGGAAGAACTGGCGGATGAAATATCGCCGAAAAATATTATCATGATCGGTCCCACAGGAGTCGGCAAAACGGAAATCGCCCGACGATTGGCCAAACTGGATAATTCGCCGTTTCTGAAAGTGGAAGCATCCAAATTTACGGAAGTCGGGTACGTGGGACGTGATGTGGAATCGATGATACGCGATCTGGTCGAATTGTCGATTAACATGCTGAAGGCTGAAGAACAGGAAAATGTCCAGGCCAAGGCTGCCGAAATTGCGGAGGAGCGGGTTCTCGATCTTCTGATACCGCCGCGACCCGTGGAAAAAAAAGTGGGCGACATGCTGAACGATTCCGATCAGGAACAAATTGATCTTCCATTGACTGACGATCAGATCAAGAAGCAGGATGCGACGAGGGAAAAAATGCGCAAATGGCTTCACGATGGAAAACTTGATGAGCGCATGGTTGAACTGGAAGTGTCAGAACCGAAAAGCGGTCCCATGATTGAGATATTTTCCGCGGCCGGTATGGAAGATATGGGTCTCAATCTGAAGGATATGCTGGGCAATATGATGCCGCAAAAGAAGAAAAGAAGAAATGTGAAAGTACCGGAAGCGATTGAGGTCATGGCGGCCGAAGAGGCCCAGAAGCTGATCGATATGGACAAAGTCACCAGAACGGCGCTGGATCGGGTGGAGCAGTCGGGCATCATTTTTCTGGATGAAATCGACAAGATTGTCGGCGGCGATTCGCAGCATGGTCCGGATGTGTCGCGTGAAGGCGTTCAGAGAGATCTGCTGCCTATTGTCGAAGGTTCGAATGTCAACACCCGTTACGGGATGGTGAAGACCGATCATATTTTGTTTATCGCGGCAGGAGCATTTTCCGGAACAAAACCCTCTGATCTGATTCCGGAGCTGCAGGGGCGTTTCCCGATACGCGTGGAACTGGATTCACTGGGGAAGGATGAGTTTGTAAGGATTCTGACCGAACCCAATAACGCTCTGGTCAAGCAATATACGGAAATGATGGCGACGGAAGACATTCAGCTGTCATTTACCGATGATGCGGTGGAACAGATCGCCGAAGTGGCAACCATCGTCAATGAACGGACGGAAAACATCGGCGCGCGCAGACTTTATACCATCATGGAGACGCTGCTTGAGGACATCTCCTTTGACGCGCCGGATCTTGAGGAAAAGAAAATCGTCATAGACGCAAAATACGTCGAAGAAAAACTGGACAACATCGTCGAAGACGAAGATTTGAGCAGATATATTCTATAA
- a CDS encoding 4-hydroxy-tetrahydrodipicolinate synthase, producing MFRGAITALVTPFKNGQVDEKALRELIEFQIAGGIDGLVPCGTTGESPTLTHDEHDRVIEITIDAVKKRVPVIAGTGSNSTAEALRLTKHAYEAGADGALIACPYYNKPTQEGIFQHFQLIAQNVPIPIVPYNIPGRTGVNMSPELIARLAKLSNIVGIKEASGSLKQMNDVIDLCDPAFDVLSGDDGMTLPLMAIGGKGIISVASNIVPADMAALIDAVEAGNLAGARSLHQKMSPLFDVLFIEVNPTPVKAALSLMGKIEYEYRLPLCKMAPANYDKLKKVMENYGLIS from the coding sequence ATGTTTAGAGGAGCCATTACCGCTCTGGTGACGCCATTTAAAAACGGTCAGGTGGATGAAAAAGCATTGAGGGAGCTCATTGAATTTCAGATTGCCGGCGGCATCGATGGTCTGGTGCCCTGTGGGACAACAGGGGAATCGCCGACTCTGACCCATGATGAACATGACCGGGTAATTGAAATCACAATTGACGCCGTAAAGAAAAGGGTGCCGGTGATAGCCGGTACGGGATCCAACAGTACGGCGGAAGCGCTGCGCCTGACGAAACACGCCTATGAAGCAGGCGCGGACGGCGCGCTGATTGCCTGTCCCTATTATAACAAACCGACACAGGAAGGGATCTTTCAGCATTTTCAATTGATTGCGCAAAATGTGCCCATTCCGATTGTCCCTTACAACATTCCGGGAAGAACCGGCGTGAATATGTCGCCGGAATTAATTGCCCGTCTGGCGAAACTGAGCAATATTGTAGGGATTAAGGAAGCGTCCGGTTCGCTGAAACAGATGAATGACGTGATTGATCTGTGCGATCCGGCATTTGATGTTTTATCCGGCGATGACGGAATGACGCTTCCGCTGATGGCTATAGGCGGGAAGGGCATTATTTCCGTTGCATCCAATATTGTTCCCGCCGATATGGCCGCCTTGATCGATGCGGTGGAGGCCGGCAATCTGGCCGGCGCAAGGTCATTGCATCAAAAAATGAGTCCTTTATTCGATGTTCTGTTTATAGAGGTTAACCCGACGCCCGTGAAAGCCGCTCTGTCGCTGATGGGGAAGATCGAATACGAATATCGACTGCCGCTGTGTAAAATGGCCCCGGCAAATTACGATAAACTCAAAAAGGTTATGGAAAATTACGGCTTGATCTCATGA
- a CDS encoding argininosuccinate synthase, with protein sequence MSKKVKKVVLAYSGGLDTSVIVRWLIETYGCEVICYAADVGQKEELTGLKEKAINTGASKIYIEDLREEFARDFVFPALRANAIYEGTYLLGTSLARPLIAKRHIEIARKEKADAVCHGATGKGNDQVRFELTYIALDPEINIIAAWKDDNWTFDSRESMIDYAKKYKIPIPLTKKKPYSSDRNLLHISHEGGILEDTWAEPPEDMFVLTASPEKAPNKPTYVEIDFVKGNPVAIDGKKMSPATLMDHINILAGKNGIGRVDMVENRFVGMKSRGVYETPGGTVLWAAHRAVESITMDREVMFMRDSLIPKYAQLAYNGFWYAPEMKTLQTYIDATQENVTGTARIKLYKGNCIVVGRKSPYSLYSEAFATFEKDQVYNQKDAIGFIRLNGLRLRIQKMMKNKK encoded by the coding sequence GTGTCGAAAAAAGTAAAGAAAGTTGTGTTGGCCTATTCCGGTGGTTTGGATACTTCGGTCATTGTTCGCTGGTTGATTGAAACCTATGGTTGTGAAGTGATTTGTTATGCCGCCGATGTCGGGCAGAAAGAAGAATTAACCGGCTTGAAGGAAAAAGCGATCAACACCGGCGCCAGCAAAATATACATTGAAGATCTGCGGGAGGAATTTGCCCGTGATTTCGTGTTTCCCGCTCTCCGCGCCAATGCGATCTATGAAGGAACCTATCTTTTGGGAACGTCACTGGCCCGGCCGCTGATCGCCAAAAGGCATATCGAGATCGCCAGAAAAGAAAAAGCCGATGCAGTTTGTCATGGTGCGACCGGCAAGGGAAACGATCAGGTGCGTTTTGAACTGACCTATATCGCGCTGGATCCTGAAATCAATATCATCGCCGCCTGGAAAGACGACAACTGGACATTTGATTCACGGGAATCCATGATCGATTACGCGAAGAAATACAAAATTCCTATTCCACTGACGAAGAAAAAGCCTTACAGTTCCGACCGCAACCTGCTGCATATTTCCCATGAAGGTGGCATTCTGGAAGACACCTGGGCGGAGCCGCCGGAAGACATGTTTGTATTGACCGCATCGCCGGAAAAAGCGCCGAACAAGCCGACCTATGTGGAAATTGATTTTGTGAAAGGGAACCCGGTGGCTATTGACGGCAAAAAAATGTCTCCGGCGACGCTGATGGATCACATCAACATTTTAGCGGGCAAAAACGGCATCGGCCGTGTGGATATGGTGGAGAACCGTTTTGTCGGCATGAAATCCCGCGGCGTTTATGAAACTCCCGGCGGAACGGTGCTTTGGGCGGCGCATCGCGCCGTAGAATCCATCACGATGGACCGGGAAGTCATGTTCATGCGTGATTCGCTGATTCCCAAATATGCACAACTGGCATACAACGGCTTCTGGTATGCTCCGGAAATGAAGACGCTCCAGACATACATCGACGCGACGCAGGAAAATGTTACCGGCACGGCGAGGATCAAGCTTTATAAAGGGAACTGCATTGTGGTTGGCCGCAAATCGCCTTATTCACTCTACAGTGAAGCGTTTGCCACATTTGAAAAAGATCAGGTCTATAACCAGAAAGACGCTATAGGATTCATCCGGCTGAATGGTTTGCGCCTGCGGATTCAAAAAATGATGAAGAATAAAAAATAA